From the genome of Lawsonella clevelandensis, one region includes:
- the trxA gene encoding thioredoxin yields MSANTITVTADNFRSVVAESELPVLVDFWAAWCGPCQAVGPVVDDIAAENKDKLVVCKVNVDEQQALAQMFGIMSIPTMLLFKGGKVVKTLTGARPKAAIMAAIKDEL; encoded by the coding sequence ATGTCCGCTAACACCATCACCGTCACCGCCGACAACTTCCGTTCCGTCGTCGCCGAATCCGAACTCCCTGTCCTAGTGGATTTCTGGGCAGCCTGGTGCGGCCCCTGCCAGGCCGTCGGCCCCGTTGTCGACGACATCGCCGCCGAAAACAAGGACAAGCTAGTGGTGTGCAAGGTCAACGTCGACGAGCAGCAGGCCCTCGCCCAAATGTTCGGCATCATGTCCATCCCCACCATGCTCCTCTTCAAGGGCGGCAAGGTCGTCAAGACTCTCACCGGTGCCCGCCCCAAGGCTGCCATCATGGCTGCCATCAAGGACGAGCTGTAA
- the trxB gene encoding thioredoxin-disulfide reductase has product MRTAHRSHRRTPVAENTPDTVADVIIVGSGPAGYTAAIYAARAELKPIVFEGFAAGGLLMNTTVIENFPGFHEGIEGPKLMEEMRGQAEHFGADLRMEEVEKIDLTGEIKTVESLGVTYGAKTIILAMGSTPRYLNVPGEEEFKARGVSACATCDGFFFKDKDIAVVGGGDSAMEEATYLTRFAKSVTLIHRRDEFRASPIMAERAEADPKIRFLMNSVIDEVQGDTTLNNLRIKNTVTGDLSDLPVEGLFVAIGHDPQSQLVRGQVEVDAKGYVKVDGRSSRTNIDGVFACGDLIDDHYQQAVTAAGSGCVAALDAQAWLMNHAS; this is encoded by the coding sequence ATGAGAACAGCACATCGATCTCACAGAAGGACACCCGTGGCTGAGAACACTCCCGACACTGTCGCCGACGTTATCATCGTTGGCTCCGGCCCAGCCGGCTACACCGCCGCCATCTACGCTGCCCGCGCAGAACTGAAACCCATCGTCTTTGAAGGTTTCGCCGCCGGTGGCCTCCTCATGAACACCACGGTCATCGAAAACTTCCCCGGCTTCCACGAGGGCATCGAAGGCCCCAAACTTATGGAAGAAATGCGCGGCCAAGCTGAACATTTCGGGGCCGACCTCCGTATGGAAGAAGTCGAGAAGATCGACCTCACCGGAGAGATCAAAACCGTTGAATCCCTTGGGGTTACTTACGGAGCCAAGACCATCATTCTGGCCATGGGCTCCACCCCCCGCTACCTCAACGTCCCCGGCGAAGAAGAATTCAAAGCTCGCGGTGTCAGCGCCTGCGCCACCTGCGACGGCTTCTTCTTCAAAGACAAAGACATTGCCGTCGTGGGCGGTGGCGACTCCGCCATGGAAGAAGCTACCTACCTTACCCGCTTCGCCAAGTCCGTTACCCTCATCCACCGCCGCGATGAGTTTCGCGCCAGTCCCATCATGGCCGAACGCGCCGAAGCCGATCCCAAAATCCGCTTCCTCATGAACTCTGTCATTGACGAGGTCCAGGGCGACACCACCCTCAACAACCTGCGCATCAAGAACACCGTCACCGGCGACCTCAGCGACCTCCCCGTCGAAGGCCTCTTCGTCGCCATCGGCCACGACCCACAGTCCCAGCTAGTCCGGGGCCAGGTTGAGGTTGATGCCAAGGGCTACGTGAAGGTGGATGGCCGCAGTTCCCGCACCAACATCGACGGAGTCTTTGCCTGCGGCGACCTCATCGACGACCACTATCAGCAGGCCGTTACCGCCGCCGGTTCCGGCTGTGTCGCTGCCTTGGATGCCCAAGCCTGGCTGATGAACCACGCCTCCTAG
- a CDS encoding NUDIX hydrolase: MDSERKTQSGGDCRPPRRRSSRPAGAPASAANRAPASSATPTQPSPRATVTPRATVTPRATAATPHSAATPRPTATPRAITPARTPATPPRTPAATPRPAKPRPTNTPRNGAIVLDPNGVAGKAPKRYTRSSTQNNGRRPVTRSLTKSQVKRNRGRSYPETSAGGLVLRNMRRAYNPRTNRVYLSAVKVALIGRTDRRGRLLWSLPKGHIEDYETVPMTAVREVREETGIEGEVIKHLGTIDYWFLSDGKRIHKTVHHYLLRFVGGELSNADAEISEVKWVSLKDLPAHLSYADERKLARRATGVVAAWIRSEYGSGDGTDETIQIEGEFPDDDILGDDLDAADLLEPTHGGKHTSDGQPAHGNQQHGNQQHGDGTQGDRAEGDRSTGDRAQGSRAGNSQHPRNSGRNSGQRRNRRGRRRGRRSNATTTNTTTANTGNHTPRTTPLTPNTGTPPPGNPHSLPNTPAHE, from the coding sequence GTGGACAGTGAACGCAAGACCCAATCCGGCGGGGATTGCCGGCCTCCGCGTCGGCGTAGTTCCCGCCCGGCCGGCGCACCAGCCTCCGCGGCGAATCGTGCCCCGGCCTCTTCGGCTACGCCCACACAGCCCTCTCCGCGTGCCACCGTCACCCCGCGTGCCACCGTCACCCCGCGTGCCACTGCTGCCACGCCACACTCCGCTGCCACACCGCGTCCCACTGCCACACCGCGTGCAATCACCCCAGCCCGCACCCCAGCCACACCTCCCCGGACCCCGGCGGCCACTCCCCGCCCAGCGAAACCCCGCCCCACCAACACCCCCCGCAACGGCGCTATCGTCCTCGACCCCAACGGCGTCGCCGGCAAGGCACCCAAACGCTATACCCGCAGTTCCACGCAAAATAATGGGCGGCGGCCCGTCACCCGCTCCCTTACCAAGAGCCAGGTCAAACGCAACCGCGGCCGCAGCTACCCGGAAACGTCCGCCGGCGGCCTGGTGCTGCGCAACATGCGCCGCGCCTACAACCCTCGCACCAACCGCGTTTACCTATCGGCTGTGAAGGTGGCGCTCATCGGCCGTACCGACCGCCGCGGCCGACTCCTCTGGTCCCTGCCCAAGGGCCACATTGAGGACTACGAAACCGTCCCCATGACCGCCGTCCGCGAAGTGCGCGAGGAGACGGGCATTGAGGGCGAGGTCATTAAGCACCTTGGCACCATCGACTACTGGTTCCTGTCCGACGGCAAGCGCATCCACAAGACTGTCCACCACTATCTGCTGCGCTTTGTGGGTGGAGAACTCTCCAACGCGGACGCCGAGATTTCCGAGGTGAAGTGGGTGTCCTTGAAGGATCTACCCGCCCACTTGAGCTACGCCGATGAGCGGAAGCTGGCTCGCCGGGCGACGGGCGTGGTGGCGGCGTGGATTCGTAGCGAGTATGGGTCCGGTGACGGCACCGACGAGACAATTCAGATTGAGGGCGAGTTTCCGGATGATGACATTCTGGGTGACGACCTGGACGCGGCCGACCTGCTAGAACCTACCCACGGCGGGAAGCACACTAGTGATGGCCAGCCAGCACACGGTAACCAACAGCACGGTAACCAACAGCACGGCGACGGGACGCAGGGCGACCGAGCTGAGGGCGACCGCAGCACTGGGGACCGCGCACAGGGCAGTCGGGCTGGTAATAGCCAGCACCCCCGTAATAGCGGCCGGAACAGTGGCCAGCGTCGGAACCGTCGTGGCCGGCGGCGCGGCCGCCGCTCCAACGCCACCACCACAAACACCACCACTGCAAACACTGGGAATCACACCCCCCGCACCACCCCGCTCACCCCCAACACCGGCACACCACCCCCAGGTAACCCCCACTCGCTACCTAACACACCAGCTCACGAGTAA
- a CDS encoding DUF6049 family protein: protein MTTPLRHRIAGLSLACCTLLAPAALAGATATAATTSYLSALDVTPNYGDTPPTHPSAYFADYTSPDSVLLAAMSGHTNAALRTLTSDLSPVPDATPDALHISLTSITPNIIDGATSNHVTINGTLTNVGKLPISDIELRLQRGDYAPYSNALRHTLAEDQINYPTALPFHSLDATLQPGATTTFTLKARITGGTGDTLNIHAPGVYPLLINANGRVNNSDSARLHDARTLLPVLSLPHTTNHDPAETAPRPITLLWPLAITPQEASYYSFSSVTVLRDDNLGISLGKNGRLRTLLDTGATLLDDRTLGNSVCLAVDPDLLRTVNRMTRPYRVLNNPTNRHDGVHKGKHSSAAQAWLDHLRSLATNSCVIALPWAGASLAATTHSLGGALPHQLMADSRTVTAYILRTRLSSHVIWPNVGMVAAADLPAADHPELLLSSNALTGPSPYTRDAHHARALYQRNPKAPLRDVANSGYGQWFRSDGTTYTVTPFDSTLATALAATGHNPSNTLFGPSDSRYLLTADSATARMQDAVATLLWKTSANLRRENLATNSYPDAPLIIAPPQHWSVTDSELKTFTDTLRYLARRNLITTQSLTDALAQSKQMPRRGTLNTEQLTSMPLPDVPLATVTRAVTTINRYHNLFADKGDNNFYKRARYNIYRATTTRYWGISPTLVGNVPTTHNHRPNKHQDSPGIVLATPPMLGHPSAYARSIALAGQAMRSSVTLIKPASIYTLASTDSDLVLVARNELPADVTVTVHTLQRNGDGNGARTGQELAPARTITIPAQASLNVNIPVHLPSGQSVPVSVSLLSADGQELGTTVNMTVRVSRLTPLLGFFLFAAVAVLAFLILKRVLPLIRRSNGQGRSHE from the coding sequence ATGACGACACCGCTACGCCACCGCATCGCCGGCCTCAGCCTCGCCTGCTGCACCCTCCTCGCCCCCGCCGCCCTCGCCGGCGCCACGGCCACCGCCGCCACCACCAGCTACCTCAGCGCCCTCGACGTCACCCCCAACTACGGCGACACTCCCCCCACGCACCCCTCCGCCTACTTCGCCGACTACACCAGCCCAGACTCCGTCCTCCTCGCCGCCATGAGCGGCCACACCAACGCTGCCCTCCGCACCCTCACCAGCGACCTCAGCCCCGTCCCCGACGCCACCCCCGACGCCCTCCACATCTCCCTCACCAGCATCACCCCCAACATTATCGACGGGGCCACCAGCAACCACGTCACCATCAACGGCACCCTCACCAACGTCGGCAAACTCCCCATCAGCGACATCGAACTCCGCCTCCAACGCGGCGACTACGCCCCCTACAGCAACGCCCTCCGCCACACCCTCGCCGAAGACCAAATCAACTACCCCACCGCGCTGCCCTTCCACAGCCTCGACGCCACCCTCCAGCCCGGCGCCACCACCACTTTCACGCTCAAAGCCCGTATCACCGGCGGCACCGGCGACACCCTCAACATCCACGCCCCCGGCGTCTACCCCCTCCTCATCAACGCCAACGGACGCGTCAACAACTCTGACAGCGCCCGCCTCCACGACGCCCGCACCCTCCTCCCCGTCCTCTCCCTCCCCCACACCACCAACCACGACCCCGCTGAAACCGCCCCCCGCCCCATCACCCTCCTCTGGCCCCTCGCCATCACCCCCCAAGAAGCCAGCTACTACAGCTTCAGCTCCGTTACCGTCCTTCGCGACGACAACCTCGGCATCTCCCTCGGCAAAAACGGCCGCCTCCGCACCCTCCTCGACACCGGCGCCACCCTCCTCGACGACCGCACCCTCGGCAACTCCGTCTGCCTCGCCGTCGACCCCGACCTCCTCCGCACCGTCAACCGTATGACCCGCCCCTACCGGGTCCTCAACAACCCCACCAACCGACACGACGGCGTCCACAAAGGCAAACACAGCAGCGCCGCCCAAGCCTGGCTCGACCACCTCCGCAGCCTCGCCACCAACAGCTGCGTCATCGCCCTCCCCTGGGCCGGCGCCAGCCTCGCCGCCACCACCCACAGCCTCGGCGGCGCCCTCCCTCACCAACTTATGGCCGACAGCCGCACCGTCACCGCCTACATCCTCCGCACCCGCCTCTCCAGCCACGTAATTTGGCCCAACGTCGGCATGGTCGCCGCCGCCGACCTCCCCGCCGCCGACCACCCCGAACTCCTCCTCTCCTCCAACGCCCTCACCGGCCCCAGCCCCTACACCCGCGACGCCCACCACGCTCGCGCCCTCTACCAGCGCAACCCCAAAGCCCCCCTGCGCGACGTCGCCAACAGCGGCTACGGCCAATGGTTCCGCTCAGACGGCACCACCTACACCGTCACCCCCTTCGACAGCACCCTCGCCACCGCCCTCGCCGCCACCGGCCACAACCCCAGCAACACACTTTTTGGCCCCAGCGACAGCCGCTACCTCCTCACCGCCGACAGCGCCACCGCCCGCATGCAAGACGCCGTCGCCACCCTTCTCTGGAAAACCAGCGCCAACCTACGCCGCGAAAACCTCGCCACCAACAGCTACCCCGACGCCCCTCTCATCATCGCCCCACCGCAACACTGGTCCGTCACCGACAGCGAACTCAAAACCTTCACCGACACCCTCCGCTACCTAGCCCGCCGCAACCTCATCACCACCCAATCCCTCACCGACGCCCTCGCCCAGTCCAAGCAAATGCCCCGCCGCGGCACCCTCAACACCGAGCAACTCACCAGCATGCCGCTGCCAGACGTACCCCTCGCCACCGTCACCCGCGCCGTCACCACCATCAACCGCTACCACAACCTCTTCGCCGACAAAGGCGACAACAACTTCTACAAACGCGCTCGCTACAACATCTACCGCGCCACTACCACCCGCTACTGGGGCATCTCCCCCACCCTGGTCGGCAACGTCCCCACTACCCATAACCACCGCCCCAATAAGCACCAAGATAGCCCCGGTATCGTTCTAGCCACCCCCCCAATGCTCGGCCACCCCTCCGCCTACGCCCGCAGCATTGCACTCGCTGGCCAGGCCATGCGTAGCTCCGTCACCCTCATCAAACCTGCCAGCATCTACACCCTCGCCTCCACCGACTCCGACCTCGTCCTCGTCGCCCGCAACGAACTTCCAGCAGACGTCACCGTCACTGTCCACACCCTGCAGCGCAACGGTGACGGGAACGGCGCCCGTACCGGCCAAGAACTCGCCCCCGCCCGCACCATCACCATCCCCGCCCAGGCTTCCCTCAACGTCAACATTCCGGTCCACCTGCCCTCCGGCCAATCCGTGCCCGTGAGCGTCTCCCTTCTGAGCGCCGACGGGCAAGAACTTGGTACCACCGTCAACATGACCGTCCGCGTCAGCCGGCTCACCCCCCTCCTCGGCTTTTTCCTCTTTGCCGCAGTGGCCGTCCTGGCATTCCTTATCCTGAAGCGCGTACTCCCCCTCATCCGGCGGAGCAACGGACAAGGACGCTCCCATGAGTAG
- the murJ gene encoding murein biosynthesis integral membrane protein MurJ, with protein MSRETDRAIRRAQQLETTGTASQESDSDVLRSTGTMAIATLLSRITGFIKATLLGASLGAAVFSSFNSANQLPNLVTEIVLGAVLTSLVVPVLVRAEKEDPDHGASFIRRLITVSSVLLIVVTVVCVAAAPLLTRLSLDPSGKVNVYQATNFAYLVLPQIFFYGISALLMAILNTKGVFKPGAWAPVWNNIVVLFFVTLYWVVPGGLAPNDNGSFTNVHMLILGLGATLGVVVQAIVLIPPLRKIGIDLRPEWGIDSRIKQFAGMGIAIVVYVAISQAGYFVTNRIASMADNAAPGVYSQAWLLLQMPYGIIGVTLLTAIMPRLSRNAADNNTKGVVRDLTVATKLTMIGILPVVVFMLVFGPEIGVALYAYGRFSVSAATAIGLTVALSAFTLIPYSIVLLHLRVFYAREQAWTPTFIIIAITATKIILSSLAITMAPNTESVVILLGVANGCAFIAGASIGAYLLKRSIGTLNSREVLYTCVWVLGASLVAVAVACGVDHIPFIRQLSDQLGSGGMIIRVVIAGLLLVGITVLILSLSPLQEVGTLERLLARLPGPGGRYFGRRASSRSGVAGAASGVAIDEHVPDQLNEALELTAGGNSPLTTRISLPKLAPVAGYLLPGAYVCEGRYRLLSYQGKNAKGEVTWLATDSQQPGKRVMLVTAADKVIRVPQPVETALIAAAEVPVAEQAEAQARAEEGAFTSSGDGAEFSDGASLDTGVGAASHNIATNVVEVTAASLSAAGAGISSTAAVGAGGGASADTADTADTAASATDSAAAPAVNAAAVSSATYTAGSSSLETINVVKETTPHNVHHTSPLRFLVASLVSIALATGIGAGLFAALHNPLAGIENLHRSTTQTQTQPLPQGTSHTPS; from the coding sequence ATGAGTAGAGAAACCGACCGCGCCATCCGGCGTGCCCAGCAGCTCGAAACTACCGGCACCGCCAGCCAAGAAAGCGACAGCGACGTCCTGCGCTCCACCGGCACTATGGCTATCGCCACCCTGCTGAGCCGCATCACCGGCTTCATCAAAGCCACCCTGCTGGGCGCTAGCCTTGGCGCCGCCGTGTTCTCCTCCTTCAACTCCGCCAATCAGCTGCCCAACCTCGTCACCGAGATTGTGCTGGGTGCCGTCCTCACCAGCCTGGTGGTGCCGGTGCTGGTGCGCGCCGAAAAGGAGGATCCGGACCACGGTGCCTCCTTCATTCGCCGGCTCATCACGGTGTCCAGTGTGCTGCTCATTGTGGTGACGGTGGTGTGTGTGGCTGCTGCGCCGCTGCTCACCCGCCTCAGCCTGGATCCCAGCGGCAAAGTGAACGTCTATCAGGCCACCAACTTCGCCTATCTGGTGTTGCCGCAGATTTTCTTCTACGGCATATCCGCCTTGCTCATGGCCATCCTCAACACGAAGGGTGTGTTCAAGCCGGGGGCGTGGGCGCCGGTGTGGAACAACATTGTTGTCCTCTTCTTTGTCACTCTCTACTGGGTGGTCCCCGGCGGGCTGGCTCCCAACGACAACGGCTCCTTTACCAACGTTCACATGCTCATTCTGGGCTTGGGCGCCACTCTGGGTGTGGTGGTGCAGGCGATCGTCCTCATTCCGCCGCTCCGCAAAATCGGCATTGACCTGCGCCCCGAGTGGGGTATCGATAGCCGCATTAAGCAGTTCGCCGGGATGGGCATCGCCATTGTGGTGTATGTGGCCATCAGCCAGGCTGGTTACTTCGTCACTAACCGTATCGCGTCTATGGCTGACAACGCGGCACCGGGTGTGTATTCGCAGGCGTGGCTGCTGCTGCAGATGCCCTACGGCATTATTGGGGTGACGCTGTTGACGGCCATCATGCCGCGGCTGTCCCGCAATGCTGCCGACAACAACACGAAGGGCGTGGTTCGGGATCTTACCGTCGCCACCAAACTCACTATGATCGGCATTCTGCCCGTGGTGGTGTTCATGCTGGTGTTCGGCCCGGAGATTGGCGTGGCATTGTATGCCTACGGGCGGTTCTCGGTGTCGGCGGCTACCGCTATTGGGTTGACGGTGGCGCTGTCCGCGTTCACACTGATCCCCTACAGCATTGTGCTGCTGCACTTGCGCGTTTTTTACGCTCGCGAGCAAGCTTGGACGCCTACTTTCATCATTATTGCCATCACCGCCACGAAGATCATTCTGTCCAGCTTGGCAATCACTATGGCCCCCAATACGGAGTCAGTGGTGATTCTGCTGGGTGTGGCCAACGGCTGCGCTTTTATTGCTGGCGCCAGCATCGGTGCCTACCTGCTGAAACGCAGTATCGGGACGCTTAATTCGCGGGAGGTGCTGTACACCTGCGTGTGGGTACTGGGGGCGTCCCTGGTGGCGGTTGCGGTGGCGTGTGGGGTGGACCATATTCCGTTTATTCGCCAGCTGTCCGACCAGTTGGGCTCCGGCGGCATGATCATTCGGGTGGTTATTGCCGGGCTGCTGCTGGTGGGCATTACTGTGCTTATCCTCTCACTCAGCCCCCTGCAGGAGGTGGGGACGTTGGAGCGGCTGCTGGCACGCTTGCCTGGGCCGGGTGGCCGCTACTTTGGCCGGCGGGCCTCTTCCCGCTCCGGTGTCGCTGGTGCAGCCTCGGGGGTGGCTATTGATGAGCATGTCCCTGACCAGCTCAACGAGGCCCTGGAGCTGACCGCGGGCGGTAACAGCCCTCTCACTACCCGTATTTCTCTTCCGAAGTTGGCCCCGGTGGCTGGCTACTTACTGCCCGGCGCCTACGTGTGCGAGGGTCGCTACCGGCTGCTGTCCTACCAGGGTAAGAACGCGAAGGGGGAGGTGACGTGGCTAGCGACCGACAGCCAGCAGCCCGGCAAGCGGGTCATGTTGGTGACGGCGGCCGACAAGGTTATTCGCGTTCCCCAGCCGGTGGAGACGGCACTCATTGCTGCCGCAGAGGTTCCGGTGGCAGAGCAGGCTGAGGCGCAGGCTCGTGCCGAGGAAGGTGCCTTCACCAGCAGTGGTGACGGTGCCGAGTTCAGTGACGGTGCCAGCTTGGATACCGGCGTTGGTGCCGCCTCCCATAACATTGCCACTAACGTTGTCGAAGTGACCGCCGCTAGCCTTTCCGCTGCTGGAGCGGGCATTAGCTCCACCGCTGCCGTCGGCGCAGGTGGTGGAGCATCCGCTGACACCGCTGACACCGCTGACACCGCCGCTTCCGCTACTGATTCCGCTGCTGCCCCCGCCGTCAATGCCGCAGCTGTCTCTTCTGCCACTTACACAGCCGGCAGCAGTTCCTTGGAGACCATCAATGTGGTGAAGGAAACCACCCCCCACAATGTCCACCACACCTCCCCGCTGCGCTTCTTGGTGGCCTCATTGGTCAGTATCGCCCTGGCCACCGGCATTGGGGCCGGCCTTTTCGCCGCCCTCCACAACCCACTAGCCGGTATCGAGAACCTCCACCGCAGCACTACCCAAACGCAGACCCAACCCCTCCCCCAGGGCACTTCCCACACTCCCTCCTAG
- a CDS encoding CCA tRNA nucleotidyltransferase, with the protein MLVNLHTMMHPTNQQQPTPAADTTSTPSAAAPASTVAGTSPTAEPDRTLRMLAAAQVQLHTLAPTLTPLAAAFEAAGHDLYLVGGSVRDALLGQLGIDLDFTTDARPDAVTTILRNCTDNVWDTGIEYGTVSASKGGWQIEITTFRSDQYDGVSRNPIVHFGDTLEGDLIRRDFTVNAMALRLHGDGTQEFCDPLGGINDLAAGVLDTPQAPEVSFHDDPLRMIRACRFVSKLGFTLAPRVTAAIQDMSGEITRITAERIQAELDKLMLGTYPWDGIDLLCRTSLADHVFPEIPAMSMPPDPSLPHKDVYTHSLTVLKQACELEPGDPDLVLRWAALLHDVGKVPTRAAKPGGGVTFYQHEIVGARMVRKRFKALKYSRQMINDVSQLVYLHLRIHGYGDGEWTDSAVRRYVTDAGPLLDRLNLLVRADCTTARDWKRKKLHALVDSLEERIAELREKEDLEAIRPDLDGNEIMQILGLQPGPEVGQAWAFLKNLRMENGPMEHDQAVAALHEWWAAQ; encoded by the coding sequence ATGTTAGTAAACTTGCACACGATGATGCATCCCACGAACCAGCAGCAACCCACCCCTGCGGCAGACACCACCAGCACCCCGTCCGCCGCCGCCCCAGCTAGCACCGTCGCCGGCACCTCCCCCACGGCGGAGCCCGACCGCACCCTCCGTATGCTGGCTGCCGCCCAAGTCCAACTCCATACCCTCGCCCCCACCCTCACACCGCTGGCCGCCGCCTTCGAAGCAGCCGGCCACGACCTCTACCTGGTGGGCGGCTCCGTGCGGGATGCCCTCCTCGGCCAACTCGGCATCGACCTCGACTTCACCACCGACGCCCGCCCCGACGCCGTCACCACCATCCTCCGCAACTGCACAGACAACGTGTGGGACACCGGAATTGAGTACGGCACCGTGTCCGCCAGCAAAGGCGGCTGGCAAATCGAGATCACCACTTTCCGCAGCGACCAGTACGACGGCGTCTCACGCAACCCCATCGTCCACTTCGGCGACACCCTGGAAGGGGACCTCATCCGCCGCGACTTCACCGTCAACGCCATGGCCCTGCGCCTGCACGGCGACGGCACCCAAGAATTCTGCGACCCCCTCGGCGGCATCAATGACCTCGCCGCCGGAGTGCTCGACACCCCGCAAGCCCCCGAGGTGAGCTTCCACGACGACCCATTGCGCATGATCCGCGCCTGCCGCTTCGTCTCCAAACTCGGCTTCACCCTCGCCCCCCGCGTCACCGCCGCCATCCAGGACATGTCCGGGGAAATCACCCGCATCACCGCCGAACGTATCCAGGCGGAACTCGACAAACTCATGCTGGGTACCTACCCGTGGGACGGCATCGACCTGCTCTGCCGGACCAGCCTAGCCGACCATGTGTTCCCCGAAATCCCGGCCATGTCCATGCCGCCGGACCCCTCACTCCCTCACAAGGACGTCTACACCCACAGCCTCACCGTATTGAAGCAGGCCTGCGAGCTGGAACCCGGCGACCCCGACCTGGTACTGCGCTGGGCGGCCCTCCTCCACGACGTCGGCAAAGTGCCAACTCGCGCCGCGAAACCCGGCGGCGGCGTCACCTTCTACCAGCATGAGATCGTGGGCGCCCGGATGGTGCGGAAGCGCTTCAAAGCCCTCAAATACTCCCGGCAGATGATCAACGACGTCAGCCAACTCGTGTACCTCCATCTGCGGATTCATGGGTACGGGGACGGCGAATGGACCGACTCGGCGGTGCGCCGCTACGTGACGGACGCCGGCCCGCTGCTGGACCGCCTCAACCTCCTAGTGCGCGCCGACTGCACCACCGCCCGCGACTGGAAACGCAAAAAACTCCACGCCCTGGTGGACAGCCTGGAAGAGCGCATCGCAGAACTGCGGGAAAAGGAGGATCTGGAGGCCATCCGCCCCGACTTGGACGGCAACGAGATCATGCAGATCCTGGGGCTGCAACCCGGTCCGGAGGTGGGCCAGGCGTGGGCATTCCTCAAGAACCTGCGCATGGAGAACGGGCCGATGGAGCATGACCAGGCCGTCGCCGCCCTGCACGAATGGTGGGCGGCGCAGTGA
- a CDS encoding RNA polymerase sigma factor: MLSSVEARYLPNEMLATHRDLFDTFDANTGLYRTIAYSICRNRDDAEDALQDSCVNLLSRTLPRRGSNLVQWVARVVTNAAIDHQRRLHSHPTSELCEGFDRPLCDSTDWPLVDGYNYSVEQMLKELPSDQREAIFLVDVVGFTLQETAELVGAPLGTVKSRRNRARARLVQSAAQEAILPRSA; the protein is encoded by the coding sequence ATGCTTAGCTCTGTCGAAGCGCGTTACCTGCCTAACGAGATGCTCGCGACCCACCGCGACCTGTTCGACACCTTCGACGCCAACACCGGCCTCTACCGCACCATTGCCTACAGCATTTGCCGTAACCGCGACGACGCTGAAGATGCGTTGCAAGACTCCTGCGTAAACCTGCTCTCCCGCACACTCCCCCGACGCGGCTCTAATCTGGTGCAGTGGGTCGCCCGCGTTGTCACCAACGCCGCAATCGACCACCAACGCCGCCTCCACAGCCACCCCACCTCCGAGCTCTGCGAAGGCTTCGACCGGCCTCTCTGCGACAGCACCGACTGGCCGCTAGTGGACGGCTACAACTACAGCGTCGAGCAGATGCTCAAAGAACTTCCTTCCGACCAGCGCGAAGCCATCTTCCTTGTGGACGTGGTTGGCTTCACCTTGCAGGAAACCGCCGAGCTGGTGGGCGCCCCTCTCGGCACCGTGAAGAGCCGCCGCAACCGCGCCCGTGCCCGCCTAGTCCAGTCCGCCGCCCAGGAGGCCATCCTCCCCCGGAGCGCCTAG
- a CDS encoding YqgE/AlgH family protein, with the protein MSDFQMNPYGNLSQFGAFADRIFLAMDQRDPYKGCLLVSAPDMRDEVFSRSVICLFEHDDTQGTFGIILNQQSEVSVHSVLPLFAPYCSKPASFFIGGPVETERVTGLLRLKPDCPVDLSLMHPVRGRTFLMDPTAHTIYRTQDIRESYRLYMGYCAWRPGQLAEEIAAGDWYVCDALDKDFATDHHTDLYAQVVRRQPWPLSLYASRPVDPRLN; encoded by the coding sequence GTGAGCGACTTCCAGATGAACCCCTACGGGAACCTCAGCCAATTCGGCGCCTTCGCCGACCGCATCTTCCTGGCCATGGACCAGCGCGACCCCTACAAAGGCTGCCTGCTGGTGTCCGCCCCGGACATGCGCGACGAGGTGTTCTCCCGCAGCGTCATCTGCCTCTTCGAACACGACGACACCCAGGGCACCTTCGGCATCATCCTCAACCAACAGTCCGAGGTGTCCGTCCACAGTGTGCTGCCCCTCTTCGCCCCTTACTGCTCCAAGCCCGCCAGCTTTTTCATTGGTGGACCGGTGGAAACGGAGCGGGTGACGGGTCTGCTGCGGTTGAAGCCGGATTGCCCGGTGGACCTCTCCCTCATGCACCCGGTGCGCGGACGCACGTTCCTCATGGACCCCACCGCCCACACCATCTACCGCACCCAGGACATCCGCGAATCCTACCGCCTGTACATGGGCTACTGTGCCTGGCGGCCCGGCCAGCTGGCGGAGGAGATTGCCGCCGGCGACTGGTATGTGTGCGACGCCCTCGACAAGGATTTCGCCACCGACCACCACACCGACCTGTACGCGCAGGTGGTGCGCCGGCAACCCTGGCCGCTCAGCCTCTACGCCTCCCGCCCCGTCGACCCCCGGCTGAACTAG